The following coding sequences lie in one Arabidopsis thaliana chromosome 3, partial sequence genomic window:
- a CDS encoding transferring glycosyl group transferase (FUNCTIONS IN: molecular_function unknown; INVOLVED IN: biological_process unknown; LOCATED IN: vacuole; EXPRESSED IN: 20 plant structures; EXPRESSED DURING: 13 growth stages; BEST Arabidopsis thaliana protein match is: transferases, transferring glycosyl groups (TAIR:AT4G14100.1); Has 108 Blast hits to 104 proteins in 19 species: Archae - 0; Bacteria - 0; Metazoa - 8; Fungi - 0; Plants - 90; Viruses - 0; Other Eukaryotes - 10 (source: NCBI BLink).): MVLKPIHSFIVILLLVLSVGDKISAGTEPEKEPVPAVWPEQFHALMLMNKSGSLEIVDLWYDWVNGRNFNIIQKQLGKLTYDLEWNNGTSFYYTLDASKTCRTVHFEVGILRPNWLDGAKYMGQRHVNGFLCNVWEKVEFLWYYEDVVTKRPVQWIFYTGREAHVMTFEVGAVLEDEKWQAPVYCFHNEKKEVQ, from the exons ATGGTCTTAAAACCAATCCATTCCTTCATCGTTATCCTCCTCCTCGTTCTCTCCGTCGGTGACAAAATATCCGCCGGTACTGAGCCGGAGAAGGAGCCAGTTCCTGCGGTATGGCCGGAGCAGTTCCACGCgttgatgttgatgaacaAATCAGGGTCATTGGAGATTGTGGATCTTTGGTATGACTGGGTCAATGGACGTAACTTTAACATCATTCAGAAGCAGCTTGGTAAGCTCACTTATGACCTCGAATGGAACAATGGCACTTCTTTCTACTACACTCTTGACGCTTCTAAAACTTGTCGCACCGTTCATTTCGAG GTTGGAATCTTGAGACCAAATTGGCTAGATGGAGCAAAGTATATGGGTCAACGACATGTAAATGGGTTTTTATGCAACGTATGGGAAAAAGTTGAGTTCTTATGGTACTATGAAGATGTTGTCACCAAGAGACCTGTACAGTGGATCTTCTATACAG GTAGAGAAGCTCATGTGATGACATTTGAAGTTGGAGCTGTCCTAGAAGACGAGAAATGGCAGGCTCCTGTATATTGTTTCCAcaatgagaagaaagaagtacAATGA
- a CDS encoding Leucine-rich repeat protein kinase family protein (Leucine-rich repeat protein kinase family protein; FUNCTIONS IN: protein serine/threonine kinase activity, protein kinase activity, ATP binding; INVOLVED IN: protein amino acid phosphorylation; LOCATED IN: plasma membrane; EXPRESSED IN: 26 plant structures; EXPRESSED DURING: 15 growth stages; CONTAINS InterPro DOMAIN/s: Protein kinase, ATP binding site (InterPro:IPR017441), Protein kinase, catalytic domain (InterPro:IPR000719), Leucine-rich repeat-containing N-terminal domain, type 2 (InterPro:IPR013210), Leucine-rich repeat (InterPro:IPR001611), Serine/threonine-protein kinase-like domain (InterPro:IPR017442), Protein kinase-like domain (InterPro:IPR011009), Serine/threonine-protein kinase, active site (InterPro:IPR008271); BEST Arabidopsis thaliana protein match is: transmembrane kinase 1 (TAIR:AT1G66150.1); Has 176104 Blast hits to 138784 proteins in 5021 species: Archae - 174; Bacteria - 16889; Metazoa - 56819; Fungi - 11325; Plants - 68733; Viruses - 454; Other Eukaryotes - 21710 (source: NCBI BLink).), which yields MEAPTPLLLLVLLTTITFFTTSVADDQTAMLALAKSFNPPPSDWSSTTDFCKWSGVRCTGGRVTTISLADKSLTGFIAPEISTLSELKSVSIQRNKLSGTIPSFAKLSSLQEIYMDENNFVGVETGAFAGLTSLQILSLSDNNNITTWSFPSELVDSTSLTTIYLDNTNIAGVLPDIFDSLASLQNLRLSYNNITGVLPPSLGKSSIQNLWINNQDLGMSGTIEVLSSMTSLSQAWLHKNHFFGPIPDLSKSENLFDLQLRDNDLTGIVPPTLLTLASLKNISLDNNKFQGPLPLFSPEVKVTIDHNVFCTTKAGQSCSPQVMTLLAVAGGLGYPSMLAESWQGDDACSGWAYVSCDSAGKNVVTLNLGKHGFTGFISPAIANLTSLKSLYLNGNDLTGVIPKELTFMTSLQLIDVSNNNLRGEIPKFPATVKFSYKPGNALLGTNGGDGSSPGTGGASGGPGGSSGGGGSKVGVIVGVIVAVLVFLAILGFVVYKFVMKRKYGRFNRTDPEKVGKILVSDAVSNGGSGNGGYANGHGANNFNALNSPSSGDNSDRFLLEGGSVTIPMEVLRQVTNNFSEDNILGRGGFGVVYAGELHDGTKTAVKRMECAAMGNKGMSEFQAEIAVLTKVRHRHLVALLGYCVNGNERLLVYEYMPQGNLGQHLFEWSELGYSPLTWKQRVSIALDVARGVEYLHSLAQQSFIHRDLKPSNILLGDDMRAKVADFGLVKNAPDGKYSVETRLAGTFGYLAPEYAATGRVTTKVDVYAFGVVLMEILTGRKALDDSLPDERSHLVTWFRRILINKENIPKALDQTLEADEETMESIYRVAELAGHCTAREPQQRPDMGHAVNVLGPLVEKWKPSCQEEEESFGIDVNMSLPQALQRWQNEGTSSSTMFHGDFSYSQTQSSIPPKASGFPNTFDSADGR from the exons ATGGAGGCTCCTACGCCTCTCCTCCTTCTCGTCCTCCTCACAACCATAACCTTCTTCACCACCTCCGTCGCTGATGACCAAACAGCAATGCTCGCTTTAGCTAAATCATTCAATCCTCCGCCGTCAGATTGGTCTTCCACCACCGATTTCTGCAAATGGTCCGGCGTACGATGTACCGGCGGTCGTGTCACAACCATCAGCCTCGCTGATAAATCTCTCACCGGATTCATCGCACCTGAGATCTCGACTCTTTCAGAGCTCAAATCTGTTTCTATTCAACGTAACAAACTCTCCGGTACAATCCCTTCGTTTGCTAAACTCTCGTCTCTTCAAGAGATCTATATGGATGAGAATAATTTCGTCGGAGTTGAAACCGGAGCTTTCGCCGGACTTACTAGTCTCCAGATCTTGAGTTTAAGCgataacaacaacattacTACTTGGAGTTTCCCATCGGAGCTCGTCGATTCGACTTCTCTCACTACGATTTATCTCGATAACACAAACATCGCCGGAGTTTTGCCTGACATTTTCGATTCCTTAGCTTCTCTTCAAAATCTCCGGTTATCTTACAACAACATCACCGGCGTTTTACCACCGTCGCTTGGAAAATCTTCGATTCAGAATCTTTGGATCAACAATCAAGACCTAGGAATGTCAGGAACGATCGAAGTTCTTTCGAGTATGACGTCCTTGTCACAAGCTTGGCTTCACAAGAATCACTTCTTTGGACCGATTCCAGATCTCTCCAAGAGCGAGAATCTCTTCGATCTACAGCTCCGGGATAATGATTTAACCGGAATAGTACCTCCGACGCTTCTTACACTCGCTAGCTTGAAGAATATTTCTCTAGATAACAATAAATTTCAAGGACctcttcctttgttttcacCGGAGGTTAAAGTAACAATAGACCACAACGTTTTTTGTACTACTAAAGCTGGACAAAGCTGTAGTCCTCAGGTGATGACGCTTTTAGCGGTGGCTGGAGGTTTGGGATATCCTTCAATGTTGGCTGAGTCTTGGCAAGGTGATGATGCTTGTAGTGGTTGGGCTTATGTTAGTTGTGATTCAGCTGGGAAGAATGTTGTCACGTTGAATCTTGGGAAACATGGATTCACCGGGTTTATATCTCCGGCGATTGCGAATCTTACTTCATTGAAGAGTCTTTATCTTAATGGTAACGATTTGACTGGTGTTATTCCTAAGGAGTTGACATTTATGACTAGTTTGCAGTTAATTGATGTCTCGAATAACAATCTTAGAGGGGAGATACCTAAGTTTCCGGCTACGGTGAAGTTTAGTTACAAACCGGGGAATGCTTTGTTGGGAACTAATGGTGGAGATGGTTCGAGTCCTGGAACTGGTGGTGCTAGTGGTGGTCCTGGTGGGTCttctggtggtggtggtagtaAGGTTGGTGTGATTGTTGGTGTGATTGTGGCGGTTTTAGTGTTTCTTGCCATTTTAGGATTTGTggtttataaatttgttatgaAGAGGAAGTATGGGAGGTTTAATAGGACGGATCCTGAGAAGGTTGGGAAGATTTTGGTTAGTGATGCTGTATCTAATGGTGGTAGTGGTAATGGTGGATATGCTAATGGGCATGGAGCTAATAACTTCAATGCTTTGAATAGTCCTAGTAGTGGTGACAATAGTGATCGTTTCCTTCTTGAAGGTGGAAGTGTTACCATTCCAATGGAGGTTCTTCGCCAGGTTACAAATAATTTCAGTGAGGATAACATATTGGGCAGAGGGGGTTTCGGTGTCGTGTATGCTGGAGAATTACACGATGGAACAAAGACTGCTGTTAAGAGGATGGAATGTGCAGCAATGGGTAATAAAGGAATGAGCGAGTTTCAGGCTGAGATAGCGGTACTTACTAAGGTCAGGCATAGACATTTGGTTGCTCTATTGGGTTACTGTGTGAACGGGAACGAGAGGTTGCTTGTCTATGAGTACATGCCACAGGGAAATCTTGGACAGCATTTGTTTGAGTGGAGTGAACTCGGTTACTCTCCTTTGACATGGAAACAGAGAGTGAGCATTGCTTTAGACGTGGCAAGAGGTGTGGAATATCTCCATAGCTTGGCTCAACAAAGCTTCATCCACAGAGATTTAAAGCCCTCTAACATCCTTCTAGGAGATGACATGAGAGCCAAGGTTGCTGATTTTGGATTGGTCAAGAACGCACCTGATGGTAAATACTCTGTTGAAACAAGATTAGCAGGCACATTCGGTTATCTAGCACCAGAATACGCCG CTACTGGAAGAGTAACGACGAAAGTGGATGTGTATGCATTTGGTGTGGTTCTCATGGAAATACTAACTGGAAGAAAAGCTTTAGATGATTCATTACCAGACGAGAGATCTCATCTAGTCACATGGTTCAGAAGAATCCtaatcaacaaagaaaacatcCCAAAGGCACTCGACCAAACCTTAGAAGCAGACGAGGAAACAATGGAGAGCATTTACAGAGTTGCTGAGCTAGCTGGACACTGCACAGCCCGCGAACCTCAACAAAGACCCGACATGGGCCACGCAGTAAACGTGCTAGGTCCACTTGTAGAGAAGTGGAAACCGTCGtgccaagaagaagaagagagtttcGGAATCGATGTGAACATGAGTTTACCTCAAGCTCTACAAAGATGGCAAAACGAAGGAACATCGTCATCAACAATGTTCCATGGAGACTTCTCTTATTCTCAGACACAGTCTAGTATTCCTCCTAAAGCCTCTGGCTTTCCTAATACTTTCGATTCAGCTGATGGTCGGTGA